From one Ignavibacteria bacterium genomic stretch:
- a CDS encoding pirin family protein — translation MRTIKIVTSGLTTSVGPLRVAQPLPVHALRDADPFILLHHAGPQTFEPGSEVHKVEEHPHRGFEPVTFVYKGSVLHRDSLGNEGVIGDDEVQWITSGRGIMHEEGPTAEMASQNGTLELIQLWVNLPANKKLMDPAYQELHRDLLPVVTALDGKAAMRVVAGTYMNTTGPAVTQSPIVAVMGRITEGAKGTLELPPLDTTLLYVLGGTLTVGDQSVDEKRLVLFNPPEQDMPDSNITVEAHSDARILLVAGKPHGEPIATYGPFVMNTEEELHDAFRDLAGGKFGSIYG, via the coding sequence ATGCGGACAATAAAGATTGTTACGAGCGGACTTACTACATCGGTTGGACCACTGCGCGTAGCTCAGCCCCTTCCTGTTCATGCCCTTCGTGATGCAGATCCGTTTATCCTGCTGCACCATGCCGGACCGCAAACGTTTGAGCCGGGCTCTGAAGTTCACAAGGTTGAAGAGCATCCACACCGGGGCTTTGAACCGGTGACGTTTGTGTACAAGGGAAGCGTGCTGCACCGCGATTCGCTGGGTAACGAAGGGGTAATCGGCGACGATGAGGTGCAGTGGATTACCAGTGGCCGGGGAATTATGCATGAAGAAGGACCAACGGCCGAAATGGCGTCGCAGAACGGTACGCTTGAACTAATTCAGCTGTGGGTGAACCTCCCGGCAAACAAGAAGCTGATGGACCCTGCCTACCAGGAACTGCATCGTGACTTACTGCCGGTTGTGACTGCCCTGGATGGGAAGGCAGCAATGCGCGTGGTTGCCGGAACATACATGAACACCACCGGGCCCGCCGTTACACAGTCACCCATTGTTGCAGTCATGGGACGTATCACGGAAGGGGCTAAAGGTACCCTGGAATTGCCTCCACTGGATACAACGCTGCTGTATGTGCTGGGAGGTACACTAACCGTGGGCGACCAGTCTGTTGATGAGAAACGTCTGGTATTGTTTAACCCGCCGGAACAGGATATGCCCGACAGTAACATCACGGTTGAAGCTCACTCAGATGCCCGGATTTTATTGGTTGCCGGCAAACCCCATGGCGAGCCGATTGCCACCTATGGACCGTTTGTTATGAACACTGAAGAAGAACTGCACGATGCCTTCAGGGATCTTGCAGGCGGGAAGTTCGGAAGCATCTACGGATAA
- a CDS encoding BamA/TamA family outer membrane protein, which translates to MMLLLSAVGIRAQTIRNIFINRHNVFDSTQRDWFFGAPLANALHSVTRTYLIEDELLLFEGDEADSILLLETERNLRRTGLFSSVNVQTIGAGSDDPDSVDIIIETRDRWSLLPALLVGTGGGISNLGAKLTEENLLGTGTQCTAQALHRTENDIGWEGMVHVAQRRLFRSEFALEALVQANAVRTDQMLTIAKAYRTTQTPWAGGVQVARSFGALFSYADTVGFRQLPFSENTASAWISQSYGTDDLLFVTGALTLNNASRNSPGIRQAFDNTGSLLVSFSSLSALYSRNHFLNGYETEDVAEGGWGNVTLGRVFSLGNGGQTMWYIGGEARKSLYVMPSLYADGLVQGGSGFGRVPEGQVAGSRALYTFVGVQGIGHWRASDNLVLTARVLAQASWNWNAYRQLVLDFESGLRGYSANAFAGDNRMISNVELRWFPQWTVWIAGISGVAFYDAGTVWNQGTPLTSARFHNSVGIGVRLHNLKASGNDAIFRFDLAYNLDEHRFGGLIFTTNQLFSAFGTLIFSTPQLYGSVNDER; encoded by the coding sequence GTGATGCTGCTGCTGTCGGCAGTGGGAATCCGGGCACAAACAATACGCAATATTTTTATAAACCGTCATAACGTGTTTGACAGTACGCAGCGCGACTGGTTTTTTGGCGCTCCTCTTGCCAATGCGCTTCACTCCGTTACCAGAACCTACCTTATCGAGGATGAGTTGCTGCTGTTTGAAGGTGACGAAGCTGACAGCATCCTGCTTCTTGAAACCGAGCGTAATCTGCGTCGCACCGGCTTGTTTAGCAGCGTGAACGTGCAAACCATCGGGGCAGGGAGTGACGATCCGGACTCTGTTGACATCATCATCGAAACCCGCGACCGGTGGTCGCTCCTGCCCGCTCTGCTTGTTGGAACCGGTGGTGGTATCTCGAACCTGGGTGCCAAGCTTACCGAAGAGAATCTTCTTGGCACGGGCACTCAGTGTACGGCTCAGGCATTGCATCGTACCGAGAACGATATCGGCTGGGAAGGCATGGTACATGTTGCCCAGCGGAGACTGTTCAGATCGGAATTTGCCCTGGAGGCTCTTGTTCAGGCAAACGCCGTACGTACGGATCAGATGCTGACGATTGCAAAGGCGTATCGGACTACACAAACTCCGTGGGCAGGAGGCGTACAGGTTGCACGGAGCTTTGGCGCACTGTTCAGTTATGCCGATACCGTTGGTTTCCGGCAGCTTCCGTTTTCGGAGAACACCGCCTCGGCGTGGATATCACAATCGTACGGTACTGACGACCTGCTTTTTGTAACTGGTGCGCTTACCCTGAACAACGCCAGCCGCAACAGTCCCGGTATCAGGCAGGCATTCGACAACACAGGCAGTCTGCTCGTGAGTTTTTCATCACTCTCGGCGTTGTACTCGAGAAACCATTTTCTAAATGGATACGAAACCGAAGATGTTGCTGAAGGGGGCTGGGGCAACGTCACCCTTGGTCGGGTGTTCTCACTTGGAAATGGCGGGCAAACCATGTGGTACATTGGCGGAGAAGCTCGTAAAAGTCTGTATGTAATGCCGTCATTGTATGCCGACGGTTTGGTGCAAGGGGGCTCAGGCTTTGGCAGGGTCCCGGAAGGACAAGTTGCGGGCTCCCGGGCTCTGTACACATTTGTGGGTGTGCAGGGTATTGGTCACTGGCGTGCCTCTGACAATCTTGTGCTCACAGCACGGGTGCTTGCTCAGGCATCCTGGAACTGGAATGCTTACAGGCAGTTAGTCCTTGATTTTGAAAGCGGTCTGCGAGGATATTCTGCCAATGCTTTTGCCGGTGACAACCGCATGATTTCAAACGTTGAGCTTCGGTGGTTCCCGCAGTGGACGGTATGGATTGCCGGTATAAGCGGTGTTGCATTTTACGATGCCGGTACTGTATGGAACCAGGGTACGCCGCTGACCTCGGCACGATTCCACAATTCAGTAGGCATCGGAGTTCGCCTTCACAACCTGAAGGCCTCCGGTAACGATGCCATCTTCCGGTTCGATCTTGCATATAACCTTGATGAACATCGGTTCGGCGGACTGATCTTTACCACAAATCAGCTGTTCAGTGCCTTTGGTACTTTGATATTCTCCACACCACAATTGTACGGAAGCGTAAATGACGAGCGATAA
- a CDS encoding YceI family protein, which translates to MTQWTIDKAHSNVDFKIKHLMINTVSGHFADFSGEVKSNGTTFDDASVQFTAQISSINTGVESRDNHLKSADFFDAENHPTMSFVSTSFTKTGDDTYKLAGDLTIRGTTKPVELAVEFGGTIVDPYGQTKAGFEATGSLNRKDFGLNWNGLTEAGGIVVSDTVRLALNIQLLQQTQA; encoded by the coding sequence ATGACACAATGGACAATTGACAAGGCGCACAGTAATGTTGACTTTAAGATAAAGCACCTCATGATTAACACCGTTTCAGGTCATTTTGCAGATTTTAGCGGTGAGGTAAAGAGCAATGGTACCACCTTCGACGATGCGTCTGTACAGTTTACAGCTCAAATCTCCTCCATTAACACCGGGGTAGAATCACGCGATAACCATCTGAAGAGCGCTGACTTCTTCGATGCCGAAAACCACCCTACAATGTCGTTCGTATCCACATCGTTTACCAAGACCGGTGACGATACGTACAAACTCGCCGGCGACCTAACCATTCGCGGAACCACAAAACCTGTAGAGCTGGCTGTTGAGTTTGGCGGTACTATTGTTGACCCGTACGGACAAACCAAGGCAGGCTTCGAAGCTACGGGTAGCCTGAACCGTAAAGACTTTGGTCTGAACTGGAACGGTTTAACCGAAGCAGGCGGAATTGTTGTTAGCGATACCGTCCGCCTGGCACTGAACATACAGTTGCTGCAACAAACACAAGCATAA
- the deoC gene encoding deoxyribose-phosphate aldolase, with amino-acid sequence MTSDNIANIADFIDHTVLKPDSTIKHVEQLCAEATQYNFASVCILPRWVEHAASLFSRVCTVVGFPLGASATSVKVFESVTAIQHGATEIDVVASVTSLKSGRFDEVFTDISEVTNAVHSEGKIVKVIIEACLLSHDEKLRMCEIVSRAGADYIKTSTGFSAGGATIADVELLKQHVAPDVLVKASGGIRDADTARAMIRAGASRLGTSSGIAIVTAKRQ; translated from the coding sequence ATGACGAGCGATAACATAGCAAATATTGCTGACTTTATTGATCATACGGTATTAAAGCCTGACAGCACAATTAAACACGTTGAGCAACTGTGTGCCGAAGCCACGCAGTACAATTTTGCTTCTGTCTGTATTCTTCCACGATGGGTTGAGCATGCCGCATCGCTGTTTTCCCGTGTATGTACGGTTGTCGGATTCCCGCTTGGTGCGTCGGCCACATCCGTTAAGGTGTTTGAATCAGTGACCGCCATACAGCATGGCGCAACCGAAATTGACGTTGTTGCATCGGTCACGTCGTTAAAAAGCGGACGTTTCGACGAGGTGTTTACCGACATAAGCGAGGTCACAAATGCTGTCCACTCCGAAGGGAAAATCGTAAAAGTTATCATTGAAGCCTGTTTGCTCTCGCATGACGAGAAACTGCGGATGTGCGAGATTGTCAGCAGGGCAGGGGCTGACTACATTAAAACCAGTACCGGCTTTTCTGCCGGGGGTGCTACCATTGCCGACGTTGAATTGCTGAAGCAACACGTCGCACCCGACGTTCTTGTGAAAGCCTCGGGTGGAATCAGAGATGCCGATACCGCCCGTGCAATGATCCGTGCCGGTGCAAGCCGGCTTGGCACTTCGTCCGGAATTGCAATCGTAACAGCAAAACGGCAGTAG
- a CDS encoding DUF1835 domain-containing protein, whose product MTLHITGGDILAGRLFNIDLDGKILSWKEALYEGHLSDYANVQESGRQAFNRNRATFISSRGWGDAEKVFRSMNNRDLLLLSPYWKEVVLWLEHDLSDQLCMAQVITLLQRSGRLHRLDVRYASAEKPFSYYTDSELHLFSQSPRAVTPTLANMYVSFWEYVCGSRHQQATYADHGVLHRAARQWELLQPADDGLSAFDRHVIEVVHKYNELRIDVLLQILNAENGYAAFWTEMLFVSRVHDLVQRTPALQTVDNIVKYSNQTVADA is encoded by the coding sequence ATGACGTTGCATATAACAGGGGGCGACATCTTAGCCGGACGGTTGTTCAACATTGACCTGGACGGGAAGATTCTATCATGGAAAGAAGCGCTGTACGAGGGGCACCTTTCCGACTATGCCAATGTTCAGGAGTCTGGACGACAGGCGTTTAACCGCAACCGTGCCACATTTATCAGTTCGCGCGGCTGGGGAGATGCCGAAAAGGTTTTCAGATCAATGAACAATCGTGACCTTCTCCTGCTGAGTCCGTACTGGAAGGAAGTTGTGCTCTGGCTGGAACACGATCTGTCAGATCAGCTCTGCATGGCGCAGGTAATCACTCTGCTTCAACGGTCAGGTCGGCTACACCGGCTGGACGTCCGGTATGCATCAGCCGAAAAACCATTCTCGTACTACACCGATTCTGAACTGCACCTGTTCTCGCAGTCGCCCCGGGCTGTTACACCCACACTTGCCAATATGTACGTGAGCTTTTGGGAATACGTTTGTGGCAGCCGCCATCAGCAGGCTACGTATGCTGACCATGGCGTACTACACAGGGCAGCCCGGCAGTGGGAGCTGCTGCAGCCGGCAGACGATGGGCTGAGTGCTTTTGACCGGCATGTTATCGAGGTGGTCCACAAGTATAATGAACTGCGAATTGATGTGCTGCTGCAAATTCTCAATGCCGAAAACGGATATGCTGCCTTTTGGACAGAGATGCTCTTCGTATCCAGAGTGCATGACCTGGTGCAGCGAACACCGGCCCTACAAACGGTAGATAACATTGTTAAGTATTCAAACCAGACAGTGGCTGATGCGTGA